One part of the Glycine soja cultivar W05 chromosome 11, ASM419377v2, whole genome shotgun sequence genome encodes these proteins:
- the LOC114375505 gene encoding putative 12-oxophytodienoate reductase 11, producing the protein MDAPLLTPYKMGNFNLSHRVVLAPLTRQRSSYNNVPEPHLILYYSQRTSNGGILISEANGISETAQGYPHTPGIWTKQQVQAWKPIVDAVHAKGGIFFCQIWHAGRVSNSVYQPNGQAPISSTDKLLAPQGRGDGIDEVHYTPPRRLRTDEIPHIVNDFRLAARNAIQAGFDGVEIHGAHGYLIDQFLKDKVNDRTDQYGGSLENRCRFALEIVEALVDEIGAERVGIRLSPFSEYCECGDSNPEQLGLYIVNALNKYSILYCHMVEPRMKTVVERVECPQSLVLMRKAFNGTFIAAGGYDRQEGIDAISENRADLVAYGRLFLANPDLPKRFALNAPLNKYHRETFYTHDPVVGYTDYPFHAEESNVVAS; encoded by the exons ATGGATGCTCCTCTTCTTACCCCATACAAGATGGGCAACTTCAATCTATCCCATAG AGTTGTTTTGGCACCGCTCACCAGACAGAGGTCTAGTTACAACAACGTTCCTGAACCACATCTAATTCTCTACTACTCTCAGAGAACTTCCAACGGAGGCATTCTCATTTCTGAAGCTAATGGCATTTCTGAAACCGCTCAAGG GTATCCACACACACCTGGCATATGGACAAAACAGCAAGTCCAAGCGTGGAAACCCATTGTGGATGCCGTTCATGCCAAAGGTGGTATCTTCTTTTGTCAGATTTGGCACGCTGGAAGGGTTTCAAATTCAG TTTATCAACCAAATGGGCAAGCACCGATATCTTCTACGGACAAGCTACTCGCACCACAAGGTCGAGGTGATGGCATTGATGAAGTACATTACACACCACCAAGGCGGCTAAGGACAGATGAAATTCCTCATATTGTCAATGACTTCAGACTTGCTGCTAGGAATGCTATCCAAGCTG gttTTGATGGAGTTGAGATCCATGGGGCTCATGGTTACCTTATTGATCAATTCCTGAAAGATAAGGTGAATGACCGAACAGACCAATATGGTGGATCCCTTGAGAACCGTTGTCGATTTGCTTTGGAAATTGTTGAAGCTCTTGTAGATGAGATAGGGGCGGAAAGAGTTGGAATTagattatcacctttttcagaATATTGTGAGTGTGGAGATTCAAATCCCGAACAGTTGGGGCTGTACATAGTTAATGCCCTCAATAAGTATAGTATTCTCTACTGTCACATGGTGGAACCAAGAATGAAGACTGTTGTAGAAAGAGTTGAATGTCCTCAAAGCCTGGTGCTTATGAGAAAGGCCTTCAATGGCACTTTTATAGCCGCAGGAGGTTATGACAGGCAAGAGGGGATCGATGCCATATCTGAGAACAGGGCTGATCTTGTTGCTTATGGTCGTTTGTTCTTGGCCAATCCAGACTTGCCAAAGAGATTTGCACTCAATGCTCCTCTCAACAAGTATCACCGGGAGACATTCTACACTCATGATCCAGTTGTTGGTTATACTGACTACCCTTTTCATGCTGAAGAATCCAATGTTGTAGCATCTTAG